Sequence from the Plectropomus leopardus isolate mb unplaced genomic scaffold, YSFRI_Pleo_2.0 unplaced_scaffold12884, whole genome shotgun sequence genome:
AAAAAATACTGAGATTAACATTTGAGATAAAAACAGGATAACAATAGATCAGCTGATATTCTAACATAAGTATTTTTCGACGCCTAAAATCTGGTTATTAAAGAATATTCACAGTTGATAGATAAACTCAGCGCTCTTTGGTGGACAGACTCTTCATGACAGTGTTTCTAAATTACTCTGATGGTGTTTCtgaactgtgattttttttacttagtcCAAtatagacttaaaaaaaagatatttaaaataagtgaCTGATGTATTGAGGTCTAgaccttattttattttccagagTGTTTGCTGAAGCTCGAGGTTTctgctcacagggattactttaacacacatttactacattatttgaaacttttgcCATATTTAATGTGAACATGCAACACTTTAACATTATATAATTGgcagaaaataatttcaaacataATAAATTCACTTTAAAATCGTCACCtgtcacacagtcacagactAAATGATTTTGTCGTTCCAGGTTTGAGGAGGAGATCGCCAGGCGTCTGGAGCAAAACCAGCGCTGCCTGTTCCTGAGCAACGCCGCCAGTCAGTGGCTGAACATCCGCCTGCAGCTGATTGGCGTTGCCGTGGTGACCGGCCTCGGCGTGATCGCTGTCGTCCAGCACCAGTATAACTCTGTCGATCCAGGTGAGTCTGAGCAGAGTTTGGTGACTCTGAGCTCCGGTAATGTGAGGGGGTTCGGTTCTGTGATGTGTGTCTCTGCCTGGCTGCAGGTCTGGTGGGTCTGTCTCTGTCCTACGCCCTGTCCATCACCATCCTGCTGAATGGCCTCATTTTAAACTTCACCCAGACGGAGATGCAGCTGGTGAGCGTGGAGAGAACCGAGGAGTACTCCACCGGCCTTCCCAGCGAGCCGCAGCAGCAGAGCACACAGGTGAGAGCCTCCGCAGCACCGCCGCAAACTCACGCCGATAATCGCACACAAGAAACACAAGTTTCTCTTTGCAGTGGTTTCCAACCAGTCTAACAGGGTCCAGATTTTTCCTTAAACCTCAGATCAACACACAGACTTAAaacaaattcaatttatttacaTGATTTCATTCAATCGCTGGATTTAAACCGTCTTGATGCCCTTTAACTTTATTTAGCCACATTTAAATCAAAGTAACGAGTTCAACCTAAAACTCAGTAAAATCAGAGTGTTAAAGCAAGAAGTTTCGGCTcagaagtaataataataaaaaaacattaaaac
This genomic interval carries:
- the LOC121963855 gene encoding ATP-binding cassette sub-family C member 10-like; the protein is FEEEIARRLEQNQRCLFLSNAASQWLNIRLQLIGVAVVTGLGVIAVVQHQYNSVDPGLVGLSLSYALSITILLNGLILNFTQTEMQLVSVERTEEYSTGLPSEPQQQSTQ